One window from the genome of bacterium encodes:
- the rhaD gene encoding bifunctional rhamnulose-1-phosphate aldolase/short-chain dehydrogenase yields the protein MKNLWSQNESKKLSGVDLLAYTSRLIGANPELVVWGGGNSSLKCEEPDHRGHVVSVMYIKGSGSDMRTIERKHFTRLRLEDLLLLERREKMTDEEMVEYLGQAMMGGNQPRPSIETLLHAFVPHDHVYHSHADAMTSLTDTPNSKALIAKLFGGELAWVPYTRPGFTLSKWVGAIAKSDLRLKGVILDKHGLITWGSTPKEAYDRTIAFCTKAEKFIRAAKRKRPAPIGKVTTQGLADRHEVLAQVLPVIRGVVSEKARMVLLWDDSPEVLDFIGRPGAAKTSQLGPMTPDHLMHIKPWPLFVAKPAKDAQALSEQLVGELASYKKRYVRYFEKYKEGNLIQLDPYPRIILIPGVGMVTTGKNWQAAKIVQDLYHHNLRVIQNASAIQKFQAINEKEIHRFEYWPLENYKLTLLPKEKEFSRRIVLVTGGASGIGKVTALAFAQEGAQVFVTDLDGEGASRTAQEIRAKFGDGAALWTRLDVGDERSVEQAFAACVRAFGGLDIVFSNAGIAKSSPIKDMALKDWELAMRVNATGHFLVARETVRIMTRQGIGGVFILNASKNVTAPGKDFAAYSAAKAASAQLAKILAMEHGSDRIRVNVVNPDAIFEGSKLWESVSRQRAKAHGVSIEQLKKFYIDRNLLKSQVKSEDVAEAVLFLASDKAAKTTGAMLPVDGGIKEAFPR from the coding sequence ATGAAAAACCTTTGGTCTCAAAACGAATCCAAAAAGCTCTCCGGCGTGGACTTGCTGGCCTATACCAGCCGCTTGATCGGGGCGAATCCAGAGCTGGTGGTCTGGGGCGGGGGTAATAGTTCCCTGAAATGCGAGGAACCGGACCATCGGGGTCATGTGGTCTCCGTGATGTACATCAAAGGATCTGGGTCCGATATGCGGACCATCGAACGCAAACACTTCACCCGCTTGCGCTTGGAGGACCTTCTTTTATTGGAACGCCGGGAAAAGATGACCGACGAGGAAATGGTCGAATACCTGGGCCAGGCCATGATGGGTGGGAACCAACCCCGGCCCTCCATCGAGACCTTGCTCCATGCCTTCGTGCCCCATGACCATGTCTATCATTCTCACGCGGACGCGATGACATCCCTGACCGACACCCCTAATAGTAAGGCCTTGATCGCCAAGCTCTTTGGGGGCGAACTGGCCTGGGTGCCCTATACCCGGCCCGGATTCACCCTTTCCAAGTGGGTGGGTGCCATCGCCAAGTCGGATCTGAGGCTTAAGGGAGTCATTCTCGATAAACATGGTCTCATCACCTGGGGCTCGACCCCGAAGGAAGCTTATGACCGAACCATCGCTTTCTGCACCAAGGCCGAAAAATTCATCCGAGCGGCCAAGCGCAAAAGACCGGCGCCCATCGGGAAGGTAACGACCCAGGGTCTGGCCGATCGCCATGAAGTATTGGCTCAAGTTCTCCCCGTTATCCGTGGGGTGGTCAGTGAAAAGGCCCGGATGGTGCTTCTGTGGGACGATTCGCCCGAAGTCCTTGATTTCATCGGCCGCCCCGGTGCCGCAAAGACCAGCCAATTGGGCCCCATGACCCCGGATCACTTGATGCACATCAAGCCTTGGCCCTTATTCGTGGCAAAACCCGCTAAGGATGCCCAGGCTTTGAGCGAGCAATTGGTTGGGGAATTGGCCTCTTATAAGAAGAGATATGTCCGCTATTTCGAGAAGTATAAAGAGGGGAACCTCATCCAATTGGACCCTTATCCTCGCATCATCCTGATCCCCGGGGTGGGGATGGTGACGACGGGCAAGAATTGGCAGGCCGCCAAGATCGTGCAGGACCTTTACCACCACAACTTGAGGGTCATCCAGAACGCCTCGGCCATCCAAAAGTTCCAGGCCATCAACGAGAAGGAGATCCACCGTTTCGAGTATTGGCCCCTGGAGAACTACAAACTGACCCTTTTGCCCAAGGAAAAGGAATTCTCCCGCCGCATTGTCTTGGTGACCGGCGGGGCCAGCGGTATCGGCAAGGTGACGGCCCTCGCTTTCGCCCAGGAGGGGGCCCAGGTCTTTGTGACCGACCTGGATGGGGAAGGGGCTTCCAGGACCGCCCAGGAGATCCGCGCCAAGTTCGGGGATGGAGCCGCTTTGTGGACCCGTCTGGACGTCGGGGATGAGCGGAGCGTGGAACAGGCTTTCGCCGCCTGTGTCCGAGCCTTTGGGGGGCTGGACATCGTCTTTTCGAACGCGGGCATCGCCAAGAGTTCGCCTATCAAGGATATGGCCCTGAAGGATTGGGAATTGGCCATGCGCGTCAATGCCACCGGCCATTTCCTGGTCGCCCGGGAAACGGTGCGCATCATGACCCGCCAGGGCATCGGCGGGGTCTTCATCCTGAACGCCAGCAAGAACGTGACGGCGCCGGGCAAGGATTTCGCGGCTTACAGTGCCGCCAAGGCCGCCTCGGCCCAACTGGCCAAGATCCTGGCGATGGAGCATGGGTCGGACCGTATTCGCGTGAACGTGGTGAACCCCGACGCCATCTTCGAGGGTTCCAAGCTTTGGGAGTCGGTGAGCCGCCAAAGGGCCAAGGCCCACGGGGTCTCGATCGAGCAACTCAAGAAGTTCTATATCGACCGCAACCTCTTGAAGAGCCAGGTGAAGTCCGAGGATGTGGCCGAAGCGGTGTTGTTCCTGGCTTCCGATAAGGCGGCCAAGACGACCGGCGCCATGCTGCCGGTGGACGGGGGGATCAAAGAGGCTTTCCCAAGATAA
- a CDS encoding carbohydrate kinase family protein, whose translation MRPFRVVCLGNVLVDVLVKPVDKLPPPGGLLSVDHVEMALGGCASNTALGLSKLGVPTFLWGKVGTDHFSRFALDVLNKGGVDTKGMMRDPQVSTSATVVLVDSRARRSFLHSVAANDHIHRSDLKLSNLSAFSHLHIGGYFLFPKLDGKPMAQILSSAQQMGLTTSLDTAWDLKGRWMKALKPCLPHLDYFIPSEREVKMLLGYTDPVKAAKAFLRMGAKCVVIKQGEKGSFLKRQDGLEIQVPAYKTKVVDTTGAGDVFCAGFIKGLSLKWDLVRCMKLGNAAGAAAVSELGATKGVQGFSSVIKMMVR comes from the coding sequence GTGCGGCCCTTCCGGGTGGTCTGTCTGGGGAACGTCCTGGTGGACGTGCTGGTCAAGCCGGTGGATAAGCTTCCGCCCCCGGGCGGACTTTTGTCCGTGGACCATGTGGAAATGGCCTTGGGCGGATGCGCCTCCAATACCGCCCTGGGGCTGAGCAAGCTGGGGGTCCCAACTTTCCTGTGGGGCAAGGTGGGCACCGACCACTTCAGCCGCTTCGCCCTGGATGTGTTGAACAAGGGCGGGGTCGATACCAAGGGCATGATGAGGGATCCCCAGGTCTCCACCTCGGCCACGGTCGTACTGGTGGATTCCAGGGCCCGCCGTTCCTTCCTCCATTCGGTCGCCGCCAACGACCACATCCACCGCTCGGACCTGAAACTTTCAAACTTGTCGGCCTTTTCCCACTTACATATAGGTGGATATTTCCTGTTCCCCAAACTGGACGGGAAGCCGATGGCACAAATCTTAAGCAGCGCTCAACAAATGGGCCTGACAACCTCCCTGGATACGGCTTGGGACCTGAAGGGCCGCTGGATGAAGGCCCTCAAACCCTGCCTCCCCCATTTGGACTATTTCATCCCGAGCGAGCGGGAAGTGAAGATGCTCCTGGGATATACGGACCCGGTCAAGGCGGCCAAGGCCTTCCTAAGGATGGGTGCCAAGTGCGTCGTCATCAAGCAAGGCGAGAAGGGATCGTTCCTCAAACGGCAGGATGGGTTGGAGATCCAGGTGCCGGCCTATAAAACCAAGGTGGTGGATACCACCGGAGCTGGGGATGTCTTCTGCGCGGGTTTCATCAAGGGTTTATCCCTCAAGTGGGACCTGGTGCGGTGCATGAAGTTGGGCAACGCGGCGGGCGCGGCGGCGGTGTCGGAATTGGGAGCAACGAAGGGTGTCCAAGGATTTAGTTCTGTTATAAAAATGATGGTTCGCTGA